The genomic segment AAAACTCGGCCTCTGGCTCGTTGGCGCATCCGGCAATGTCGCGACGACGGTCGCCGTCGGCCTCGCCGCGATGGTTTCGGGGCGTGCGCGCCCCATCGGACTTCTGACGGAGTCGCCGGCCTGCCGCGGCTTGCGGATGGTTCCTCTCGCTCGAATTGTTCTCGGCGGGCATGAAATCGCCCGGCGCACCCCGCTGCAAACCGCTCAAGAATTGTCCGGCCAAAGCGGATTATTCGGCGCGGACCTGCTGAAGGCCGTCGCCCCGGCGCTGCGCCAATATGGCCGCCGAATTCGTCCGGGCTACGACCCTAACCGATCGAAGCAACCATCGGCCGCAAGCGTGATCGCGCGACTTCGGCGAGACATCGAATCGTTTCAACGCGCGCAGCGTTTGGCGCGCGTCGTGGTGATTCACGTTGCGTCGGCCGAGGCGGCGTTCGATGCGCGCAAGCTGCCGCGCGAGTGGACCGCCTTTCAGGGGATGCTCACCCGACGATCGTCAGCCGTTCTGCCGTCCAGCGTGCTGTATGCGATCGCGGCGATCGAAGCCGGCGCGGCGTACGTCAATTTCACGCCGGCGGTCGGCGCGGACCTGCCGGCGATTCGCGCGTTCGCCGCGCAGCGCGGCGCGGCCATCATGGGGTCGGACGCCAAGACGGGCGAAAGCCTGCTGCGCTCCGTGCTTGCGCCGATGTTTTCAGACCGATGTCTCGATGTACGGAGCTGGACCGGAGCGAACCTGCTGGGCAACCGTGACGGCGCGAACCTGTCCGACGAGCGAATCAAGGCCGCCAAGCTCCGCTCGAAGGACGCGATCCTCGCATCGCTGCTGACGCCCCGCCCTGACACGCATACGGCGATTGAGTTTGTCGCATCGCTGCACGATTGGAAGACCGCGTGGAACCACGTCCACTTCGCCGGTTTTCTCGGCACGCCCATGACGCTGCAATTCACCTGGCAAGGGTGTGATTCGATTCTGGCCGCACCGCTGGTGATTGACCTGGCGCGGCTCACCGATCTGCATCGTCGCCGCGAAAAATCAGGTGTCATGACGCACCTCGCCTGTTTCTTCAAAGCGCCGATGGACGTGCGCGACCATCACTTCCATCGGCAGATGGCCGCCCTGCACGCCTACCTCGACGAGGCCCGCGCGGAGGCACGCCAATGACGCCGCGCCTCGCATACAGCGCGAATGCTTACCTGCGCTGCGACGTGCTGGAAGCGATCCGGCGCATCGCGGAGATCGGCTACCGCGGAATCGAATTGATGGCCGACGCGCCGCACCTGTGGCCGGCCGAGACAACGCCGCAAACCATCGACGCCGTGTGCGCGGCACTGGAGCGGCGCGGCCTGGCGATTTCCAACGTCAACGCGTTCATGATGAACCGCATCGGCGATCCGCGGCAGCCCTATTGGCATCCGAGCTGGCTCGAACCGAATCGCCAGTACCGCCAGGTGCGAATCGATCACACACTCGCGGCGCTGGCGCTGGCGCGCGACCTGGGCGCGCCGCACATCACCACCGAGCCGGGCGGCCCCAGGCCCGATGGAATGACCTGGCGCAGTGCGTTTCAGCTTTTTGTCGAGATGCTCAAGCCTGTCGTGGAGCGCGCCGAGCAGCTCGGCGTCCGGCTGCTGATCGAGCCGGAGCCGGGGCTGCTGATTGAGCGATGCGAGCAATACCTCGAACTGGCCGACCGGTTCAACTCCCCGGCACTGGGGTTGAATTTCGACGTCGGCCATGCATTCTGCGTGAACGAAGACCCGGCCGTTTGGATCCCGCGCATGCGCGAGCACACGGTTCACTATCACCTTGAAGACATCGCTGCGACGCGCGTGCATGAGCATCTTGTTCCCGGTCGCGGCGCGATCGATTTTCGCGCCGTGCTGGCCTCGATCGGACAGCAGTATTTCGACCGCGGCGGCTGGGCGACCGTTGAGTTGTATCCCTACGTCGATGATCCCGACGGCGCGGGCCGGTCCGCGCTCGCATTCCTCCGCGATGCGGCGGCCGACGCATGAGCAAGCTCCGCGCCTACGCCGAATTGGTGCGGCTGCCGAACCTGTTCACGGCGGCGGCCGACGTGCTGGCGGGCTACTGGCTCTACACGCGTGAGCTTTCAATGACGCCGGTGCTCGGGGCGCTGGTGTTTTCATCCATTTGTCTTTATGCGAGCGCCGTGGCCCTGAACGCGATCGTGGACGTGGAGACGGATCGCGGCGAACGCCCCGGTCGCCCGATCCCTTCGGGCCGATTGACGCTGCATGCCGCGCGACGATGCTTCGCATGGCTGGCGCTGCTGGGCCTCGCGGCGGCTGGGGTGGCGTCGATTCTCACGCGAACGCCGGTTTGCATCGCCTTTGCCGGTTTGATTTTCGTCGCCGGCGCCCTGTACAACCTCGGCGTGAAACACACGCCGCTCCGCGCGGCAAACATGGCGACGTGTCGCGGGCTGAATCTCGCGATGGGCATGTCCGGGCACGCCGCCATCGCCGGGTTGCCGCTGCTGGCACTCTTCACTTACGTCGCCGCAGTCACTCACTTCGGGCGCGACGAAGCGGAAACCGCGGCTCGAAGTCGCTTGCGCACCGGCGCCGCCGGCATCCTGATTGCTCTGCTGTGGCTCGGTTACTTCGCGGCTGAACGCATGATGGCGGATGCGACCGTGCTCGTGCTGTGGCTTGCCCTGATGATTCACGTCGGCCGCGTCGCGTTCCGCGCCATCAGGCGCCCCGTGGCCGCCAACGTGCAATACGCGATGGGCACGTTCATCCTTGCGATCATCCCGTTTGATGCGATCATGGTCTGCGCCGCGCACGGCTGGCGCGGCGGCGTGCCGTTCGCCGCGCTGCTGCTGGGAGCAGTCATCACCGCGCGCCGGGCGCGCCCCACCTAAGCGTCGATGAGTTCATGCACGATTACGCCATGGCTCCAATCCTCTCGTACAACACCAACGGTTTCGCGCACCATCGGCTGCCCGAAGCGATCAAAGTCCTCGCTGACATTGGATACCGTCACGTCGCGATCACGCTCGACATTCATTCGCTCGATCCCGCTGATCCGAATCTCGAAGCGCATGTCGCCGCCGTCCAAGACGCACTGGCGATGCACGAGATGACCTGCACGATCGAAACGGGCGGACGCTTTGTGCTGGACCCCCATCGCAAACACTGGCCCACGTTAATCAGTGCGGCCTCGCGCGATCGACAGCGGCGGATCGATTTCCTGCGCCGAGCCGTTGACGTGGCCCGTGCGCTGGACGCCGACGCCGTCAGCTTCTGGTCCGGCGCGATCGAACCCGGCGTGACCGTCGATTCGGCCTGGTCGCACCTCCGGGAGGGTTGCCGCGATCTACTGATCCATGCACGGAACCGCGCCGTGCACCTGGCCTTCGAACCGGAACCAGGCATGTTCATCGAGACCTGCGATCAGTTCACGAAGCTGGCCGACGAAATGGTGCCGATTTCCGGCGGCATCCCGCTTGGCCTGGCGCTCGATCTCGGCCATGTTCACTGCCTCGGCGACGGCGACGCGGCATCGCGAATCCGTCAATTCGCGGATCAACTTCGCGTCATCCACATCGAGGACATGCGAACCGGCCTGCACGAGCATCTCATGTTCGGCGAAGGCGAGATGGCGTTTCCACCCATCATCGCGGCGCTACGCGAAGTGGGCTACACTGGGCCGCTCGTCGTGGAGCTTAGCCGTCACGGTCACGACGCGGTCAACGCGGCGCGACGGGCGTTTGAGTTTCTGTCGCCCATGCTCACCGGATGACCGCTACGGGGAAACCTGCCATGCCTGAACAGACGGTAATCTTTGTGTCGATGCCCGGCCTGCGCCGCCGCGATCTGCAACACATGCCGCGGTTGAGCGCGATCGCGGGCGCCGTCGCCGATCTTGTGCCGACTTTCCCCTGCGTCACCTCACCCGTGCAGGCCAACATGCTCACCGGCCGAACGCCGCAAGAGCACGGCATCATCGGCAACGGCTTCTACCATCGCGACCGGCGGACCGTCGAACTATGGGTCGGCCGCAATGGATTCATCGAGGGACCGCAGCTCTGGGAAAGGCTCACCGCCGCGGGCGTCTCCAGTGCCGCATGGATGACGCAGAACATCAAGGACGCCGCCGCCGACTACATCGTCACCCCCGAGCCGATCCACCACCCCGACGGCCGAATGGATCTCTGGTGTTATTCCAAGCCTGACGGGCTGTATCAACGATTGTTCAATGACCTCGGCCATTTCCCGTTGATGAACTACTGGGGGCCGATGGCGAACATCAAATCGACCGAGTGGATCGTGAACGCGACCTTGTGGCTCATTCAACGCGAGCGGCCACAGTTCAATTCGATCTACGTTCCGCATCTGGACTACGCCGCGCAGAAATTCGGGCCGAACAGCTCGCAGGCGATCGCCGCCTGTGCCGAAGCCGACGGACAACTGGGGCGATTGTTTGACGGTCTGGCGGCCATCGGCGCAGCGGACCCGACGATCCTCGTGGCCGGCGAGTATGCGCTCACCGACGTGTCGCGCGTGATCTACCCGAATCGCGTGCTGCGCGACGCGGGCTTCGCGCGGATCGACGAGCGCGACGGCGCGGAACATCTCAACGTCGCCGAGAGCGTGGCCTTCGCCGTGGTCGATCATCAGTTCGCCCACCTTTACGTCGGCAAGCCGGAGGAGATCGACGCCGTTGCGGGATTGTTCGAGGGCATTGACGGCATCGCGAACGTGCTGATCGGTCGCGAGCGCGCCGCGTTTCACGTCGATCACCCTCGCAGCGGCGAGATCGTGTTGATCTGCGAGCCGGATACGTGGCTTGCGTATTACTGGTGGCACGATGATGCAAAGGCCCCGCCCTTCGCGCGGACGGTCGACATCCATGCCAAGCCGGGCTACGACCCCGTCGAGCTGTTCTTCGACCCGGCGACGAAGTCGATCCCGCTCGATGCCTCGCTGGTCAAAGGCTCGCACGGCGCGCCGGCCACGCGCCCGGACCAATTCGCGGCCATCATTTCCAATCGCCCGCTGCCTTCGACGAGCGAGACGATCCGCGATGTCGATGTGTGCCAACACCTCGAATCGATCGTCTAATCTGCGAACCGCCGGCACTGACGGAAAAATGCCAGCGGGTTATCATAGACAATCTTAGATATGTCCGCCGTGCCCCAGCCCCGCTGGCGCAGCTCCTGGATGAACCGCGGCACAGCCATCGGCTCGCTCGGGCCCCAGTCTCCGGCGGAATTCACCATCAGCCGCTCGCATCCGTACACTTCAATCATGTCCGCGGCGCGCGCGGGGGTGCACTTGGTCACCGGGTACAGCGTCATCCCCGCCCAGCAGCCGGCTTCCAGCGCATGGCGAATCGTGTGCTCCTCGACGTGATCAATGCACACGCGCTCGGGGCGAATCCGCGAATCGCCGCGGATCATGTCGAGAATCATCCGCGTGCCCTGATACTTGTCCTCCAGGTGCGGCGTGTGCACCAGCACCAGCTCATCATGCCGAGCCGCCAGGTCGAGCTGTTCGAGGAAGATTCGACACTCATTCGGCGTGTTCCTGTTCAGCCCGATTTCACCAATCCCCAGAACGCCCGGCCGATCCAGAAACGCGGGAATCTGCGCGATCACCTCGCGCGACAGCGTGACGTTCTCCGCTTCTTTCGCATTCATGCACAGCCAGCAGAAATGACGGATTCCATACTGCGCCGCCCGCTTCGGCTCCACCTCCGTCAGATGTCGAAAATAATCATGAAACGCCGCCGCGCTGCCGCGATCATACCCCGCCCAGAACGCCGGTTCGCTCACCGCCACGCAACCCGCCTGCGCCAGCCGCTCGTAATCGTCCGTCACGCGCGAGATCATGTGAATGTGTGGATCGATGTATTGCATCACCTAGCCCTGCACCTGCCACCCGGCCTCATACGGCCGCGAGAAGATCATCTGAACGCGCTCCGCGCGATCCGACCCATCGACCAGCAGTGCGGCGATCGCCTCGCGCGTTTTGACCAGCCGCGGATCCTTCCACACGCCTGCCGCGCCCTCACCACGCTCGATGCGATCCAGAATCGCCGCCAAATCCAGCAGCCGGCTTCGCGCCTCGTTGAAATGCCGCGTCAGCACCGCTTCGGCCGAACGATTCGCCGACATGTCTGCCTCCATCGATTTGATTCGCCTGCCATGATCCACCCTGTATAATCGAACCCGTTGTTTCTGGTTGCGTTACTCGTTTGCGCCCCTGGGAGGCCCCTCGTGCAGATTCTCAACTCCGTTCTCGAATGCGTCGGCCACACACCCATGGTGCGCCTGCGACGCGTCACCGCAGGCATCAAGTGTACCATCGCCGCGAAAGTCGAGTACTTCAACCCCGGCGGGTCCGTGAAGGATCGCCCCGCCCTGCTCATGCTCGAAGAAGCCGAGAAGGCCGGCAAGCTCAAGCCCGGCGGCACCATCATCGAACCAACCAGCGGCAACACCGGCGCGGCGCTGGCGATGGCCGCCGCCATCAAGGGGTATCGCTGCATCCTCGTCATGCCCGACAAGATGGCCCCGGAAAAGTTCGCCCTGCTGCGCGCCTACGGCGCCGAGACCGTCACCGTCCCGACCGTCGGCGCGAACAGCCCCGAGAGCTACTACAACGTCGCCAATCGCCTCACGCAGGAGATCCCCGGCGCGTTTCAGCCCAACCAGTTCGAGAACCCCAACAATCCCCAGGCTCATTACAACACCACCGGACCGGAAATCTGGGAGCAGACCGACGGCAAGATCGACTACTTCGTCGCCGGCGTCGGCACCGGCGGAACCATCTCCGGCACGGCGCGCTACCTCAAGGAAAAGAAGCCTTCGATCAAGATCATCGGCGCCGACCCGGAAGGCTCGATTTATACTCAAGGAAACATGCCAAAGGGCTACCTCGTCGAAGGCATCGGCGAGGATTTCGTCCCCAACACCGTCAACCTCAAGCTCGTCGATCAGGTCATCGCCGTCAGCGACAAAGACTCCTTCACCATGGCCCGCCGACTGGCCCGCGAGGAGGGTCTGCTCGTCGGCGGATCGTGCGGAACGGCCGTCTGCGCCGCGCTGAAGGTCGCCGCCGATCTCCCGGCCGACAAGCTTGTCGTCGTGCTGCTGCCCGACTCCGGCCGCGGCTATTTGAGCAAGATCTACAACGACGAATGGATGCAGAGCAAGGGATTCATCCCCCTGCCCGGCCACGGAATGACCGTCGGCGACGTGCTGGCATCCAAGGGTGACATCCCACCGCTTATCACCGTCAATCGAAAAGACCCGGTCGCCAAGGCCGTCGAGTTGATGCGCAAAAACGGCATCTCGCAGTTGCCGGTCGTCGGAGACGATGGTGACGTACTCGGTTCGATTCAGGAGATCACGCCCCTGCAACTGGTCTTCGATCACATCAACATCGCGACGAAGGCCGTCGGCGAAGTCATGGGCTCGGCCTTCCCCAAACTGGAGAAGAACGTCGAGATCGAAAAGGGCATCAAGGCGCTTTCGCTCGGCGCGTCGGCCATCATTGTCACCGACGATCACAAGCCGCTGGGCCTGCTGACCAAGACCGATTTCATCACGTACCTTTCCGGCGGACCGGAAGGCGTCGAAGCGGTCAAGGCAGCGAAATAGACTCGGGCCCGAGACGAGCTCCCGGGCGACGATCGAGGAACTGCCGGCTTTTTCACCGAAGCCCTGCCCGCTACAATCAGCCGGTCAACGCACGAAAGGACACCCATGAACTTCGCCACGCGCGCCATTCACGTCGGTCAGGAAGCCGAACCCGTCACCGGGGCCACCATCGTGCCCATCTTTCAGACTTCCACCTACACCCAGGACGGCATCGGCAAACACAAGGGTTACGAATACGCCCGCACCGGCAACCCGACGCGCACCGCACTCGAGTCCTGCCTTGCCTCCCTGGAAAACGCCAGGCACGGCCTCTGCTTCGCTTCCGGTCTCGCCGCCACCAACACCGTGATGAATCTCCTTTCGGCCGGCGATCACGTCATCTGCGCCGACGATGTCTATGGCGGAACGTATCGCCTGTTCGAACTCGTGTGGAAGCGCTACGGGCTCACGTTCTCCTGGGTCGACATGACCAATCCGGACAACGTCGCCAAGGCCGTGAAGCCCAACACGAAGATGATCTGGATGGAGACGCCGACCAACCCATTATTGAATATTGTCGATATTTCGGCGGTGGCCAAGATCGGCAAGCAGCACAAGCTCATCACCGTCGTGGACAACACCTTCGCCAGTCCGTATCTGCAACAACCGCTGGACATGGGGGCCGACGTGGTGGTTCACAGCACGACGAAGTACCTCGGCGGGCATTCCGACGTGGTCGGCGGCGCGACGCTGACGAGCAACGACGACCTCTACACACGTCTCAAATACCATCAGAACGCCGTCGGGGCCGTTCCGGGACCGCACGATTGCTGGCTCGTGCTGCGCGGCATCAAGACGCTGGCCGTGCGCATGGAGGCACATTGCGCCAACGCCGCGAAGATCGCCGCGTGGCTGGCGGCCAATCCCGCCGTCTCGCGAGTCATCTACCCCGGCCTGACGAATCACAAGCAGCACGCCCTGGCCAAGCGCCAGATGCGGGCCTTCGGCGGCATGGTCTCGTTCGAGCTAAAGGGCGGCGAGGCGGCCGCGCGGGCCGTCGCGGGCAAGACCAAGCTCTTCTCGCTGGCCGAGTCCCTCGGCGGCGTCGAGAGCCTCATCGGCCACCCGGCAACAATGACCCACGCCAGCATGCCCGTCGCCGAACGCGAAGCCCGCGGCCTGACCGGCGGATTGCTGCGGCTGTCGGTGGGAATTGAGGATGCGGATGATTTGATCGAGGATCTCAATCAAGCGTTCGCGGCCATTCGCGGCGCGTCGCCCGTGGCAGTCCACGCGTGATCTGCATCCGCGCGGCGGCTGCTCGTTCAGCGCGCGGAGGGTCCGCCGCAACGCAAGTCGCGGCCGGATCGGTCTTCGCCCGTTCGGCTGCTTCGAGCGGCGACGGCATCCCCTTTGCGTTGTTCCTCATTTTGCCATTTTTCAATTCGCGACGACGCCGAGTTGCTTCCACAGCTCATCTTCCGCCTTGCGGTAGCGCTGCTGCGTCTGCCGGAGATCGGCCTGGATGCGCAGCAATTCGGGATGATCCGACGGGATGTTGCCGTTGTTTAATTCCGCCAGCGCCTTGAGCTGCGCCGTCGCGTCGTCGACGCGCGTGGCCGCCTCGGCGAAGCTTCGGGCAGCGTCAAAGATCGCCTGCTGGCGAATTTCTGACTCTTTGGGCGCGTTGAAGATCCGCCACGGATGGCGCAGGACGTACTTGAACCCGCTCTTGAGGTGGTCCGAGGCTTCCTTGAGATTGATCAACATGCGGCTCAAATTGTCGCGATTGAGCACCACGACCTGACGCGTCGCGCCGGTCACTGCGTTGATGTCCTCCAGCGACGTATTCAGGCTCGTTCCGGCTTTCTTGAATTGCGCCATCAGCCCGTCGAGGTTCGCAGGGTCCATCTCGTCGGCGATATTCGCCGCCGTGCGCTCGACGTTCTTCATTGTATTGTTGATCGGTCCTTCATTGGTCTTGAGCACGCGGGCCATCGTGTCAAGGCCGTCGTTGATCGCGCCGATGGCAAGGTGAATCTTGCCCAGCAGCACGTCGGGCTTCTGCGACGCAAACTCGTTGCGCAGCGAACCCGTCGTGTCGTTGATGTTGTCCGCCACGCTGTGCAGCTTCGCCAGCAGCGTCGCCTTCTGTTCCGGTGTCAGCTCGCGCGCCAGCGACGCCGTCATGGCATTGACGTCACCCATCGATTTGAGCAGCTTGCCCATCAGCGTCGCCTCGTCCTCGCCGTTGAGCTGCGCCTTGACCAGGCCCAGCAGGCCCGACGGGTTCGACCCGTCGAACTCGCTCTGCAACCCCGAGAGAATCGCCGCGAACCCGCCCGGATCGGCCCCGCGGATCACTTCATTTTCCGGCAACGGATCAGACGCCTTGCCGAGGTCAATCTTGATGATTCCATCGCCCCCCAGCGGCGGACCCTCGGCGAAGACTTTGCAATCCTTGCGCGGCTCGATGAACGCGAGGATGTCCGCCTCCACCACCACGTCAAATGTCTTACGCGACGTGCTTCCCTCCACCACGACCGGCCCCGGCCCCTCGGCCAGCTTCGCGCTGCGCACCTTGCCCACGCGCTGCCCGCCGATGAACACGTCCGAACCGGGTACAAGCGTCGGCATCGCCGGAGACGACTCAAACCGCACCGTGATCCGCCGCATGTCGCCCGAGACCCCCTTGCTGATCCACAGGAGAATCGCAAACGCGGCAATCGCGACGGCGATCGTCACGATTCCAACTTTGTATGCGTTACGCTGTGCAGGCATGGTGGCGGTTTACTCCTCGTTTGCGACCAGCAGCTTCTCGTACTCCGTCATCCCGTCAGCGTCAGTCAGCGGGCCTTCGGTGTGACCGTTCAGGAACTGGCAAATCAAGCGATCGTCGGATGTCTTGAGGTCCGCAGGCGGGGTCTGGCGAAGCCGGTCAAACTCCTCCCTCGTCCCGATCCGCAGGACGCGGCCCTTGTCAAGCATGACCATGCGATCGGCGATGCGAAAGGCCGAGTCCATCTCGTGCGTGACGACGACGCTGGTGACTTGCAGCTTGCCCGACAGGTCCATGATCAACTCGTCTATCGCCGCGCTGGTGACCGGGTCCAATCCCGCTGACGGCTCGTCGTAAAAGAGAATCTCGGGGTCGAGCACGGTCGCCCGCGCTAGGCCCGCTCGTTTCTTCTGACCGCCCGATAGCATCGACGGCATCTTATCGCGGTGCGGCAGCATGTGAACCTGTTGCAGCTTGAGGGTCACGACGATGTCGATGACCGACTCCTCCACGTCGCTGTGCTCGCGCAGGGGCAGGGCGACGTTTTCCGCCAGGGTCATCGAATTGAAGAGCGCCCCGCTCTGAAACAGAATGCCGAACTTGCGGCGAATCCGGTTCAGCTCCCGCTCACCCATGCCGACAATATCCACCGGCTGCGGCATGTCCTTGGTCTTGTACGTGACGCTGCCTGCGTCGATGGGATACTCGCCAATGAGGCAGTTCAGCAGCGTGCTCTTCCCGCAGCCGCTGCCGCCCATGATGATGATCGTCTCGCCGCGATAGACGTCGAACGACACGTCGTCCAGAACGACCTGCCGACGGCCATTATTGTCAAACCACTTCCGCAGATTGCGGATGGAGATGACGACGTCCTGGTCAGCAGGCACGAATCTGCGATCCTCCGCCGGTGTTCGAGCGAGCAATCCCGCGCGATCATTCTAACTTGATCTATCATGGCCGCAAAAGGCCGTAGCCTTGCCACCCGGAACGACGCGAATCTGCAATCATCGCCTATCGAATCGGGGCGAATTGTCGGATCAGCAGTTCGGCCGTGGCGATGCCGTCCGCGGCGGCCGACATGATGCCGCCGGCGTAGCCCGCGCCCTCGCCGATGGGATACAGGCCGGGCACGGTCACGCTTTGGCGCGTCGCCTCGTCGCGAAGCACACGGAATGGCGCGCTGGCCCGCGATTCCGGTCCGGTGACCAATGCCTCCGGCCCCGCGAACCCCGGCATACGCCGATCAAGATCAGCCAGCGCTCGCGCGATCGCCGGAGCCGCGAAATCCGGCAACACGCGCCGCACGTCGCACCACCGCCCGCCCAGCGGATAGCTTGTCTCCAGCGCACCGTTCGACGCCCGCTCCGCGAGGTAGTCCGCCGCGCGCTGCGCCGGCACTTCGTAACTTCCGCCGGTCAACTCAAACGCCGTTGCCTCGTAGCGATGGACAAACTCGATTCCCAACAGCGGATCATTCCCAAACGCTTCGACCGGCACCGTCAGCACCAGCCCGCTGTTGGCGAAGCGCCCCGCTCGCGACGCGTTCGACGCGCCGTTCGTCGCGATGATTCCGGCGGTCTCATTCGTCGGAAGGATCGTCCCGCCCGGACACATGCAGAAGCTGTACACGTCGCCGGCTGCGTGCGACGTCCCCGCCGCGTTGCCCGCGCCCTTCGCCACGACGTGGTATTCCGCCGGCGGCAAGCGACGATGCCCGCATGCCGCACCGTACTGCCAGCGATCCACCAGCGCCTGCGGGTGCTCCACGCGCACGCCAAACTGAAACGGTTTGGCAATCACTTTCACCCCGCGCCGCACCAGCATCCGCAGCGTGTCGTGCGCCGAGTGGCCCACGCCCAGCAGCACCGCCGAGGCGGGAAGCGTCTGCCCGTTGACGATCACACCGATCGCGCCGCAGTCATCGATCACGAGATCATCAATCCGGCTGCCGAAGCGAATCTCGCCGCCGAGCGCCTCGATGGTGCGACGAATCCGCCAGCAAATCGTGGGTATCCAGTCGCTGCCCAGGTGCGGTCGCGCGTCGACCAGGATGTCTCGTTTTCCGCCGTGCTGCACGA from the Planctomycetia bacterium genome contains:
- a CDS encoding inositol-3-phosphate synthase — encoded protein: MPTASEKLGLWLVGASGNVATTVAVGLAAMVSGRARPIGLLTESPACRGLRMVPLARIVLGGHEIARRTPLQTAQELSGQSGLFGADLLKAVAPALRQYGRRIRPGYDPNRSKQPSAASVIARLRRDIESFQRAQRLARVVVIHVASAEAAFDARKLPREWTAFQGMLTRRSSAVLPSSVLYAIAAIEAGAAYVNFTPAVGADLPAIRAFAAQRGAAIMGSDAKTGESLLRSVLAPMFSDRCLDVRSWTGANLLGNRDGANLSDERIKAAKLRSKDAILASLLTPRPDTHTAIEFVASLHDWKTAWNHVHFAGFLGTPMTLQFTWQGCDSILAAPLVIDLARLTDLHRRREKSGVMTHLACFFKAPMDVRDHHFHRQMAALHAYLDEARAEARQ
- a CDS encoding sugar phosphate isomerase/epimerase, with the translated sequence MTPRLAYSANAYLRCDVLEAIRRIAEIGYRGIELMADAPHLWPAETTPQTIDAVCAALERRGLAISNVNAFMMNRIGDPRQPYWHPSWLEPNRQYRQVRIDHTLAALALARDLGAPHITTEPGGPRPDGMTWRSAFQLFVEMLKPVVERAEQLGVRLLIEPEPGLLIERCEQYLELADRFNSPALGLNFDVGHAFCVNEDPAVWIPRMREHTVHYHLEDIAATRVHEHLVPGRGAIDFRAVLASIGQQYFDRGGWATVELYPYVDDPDGAGRSALAFLRDAAADA
- a CDS encoding UbiA family prenyltransferase; this translates as MSKLRAYAELVRLPNLFTAAADVLAGYWLYTRELSMTPVLGALVFSSICLYASAVALNAIVDVETDRGERPGRPIPSGRLTLHAARRCFAWLALLGLAAAGVASILTRTPVCIAFAGLIFVAGALYNLGVKHTPLRAANMATCRGLNLAMGMSGHAAIAGLPLLALFTYVAAVTHFGRDEAETAARSRLRTGAAGILIALLWLGYFAAERMMADATVLVLWLALMIHVGRVAFRAIRRPVAANVQYAMGTFILAIIPFDAIMVCAAHGWRGGVPFAALLLGAVITARRARPT
- a CDS encoding sugar phosphate isomerase/epimerase — protein: MAPILSYNTNGFAHHRLPEAIKVLADIGYRHVAITLDIHSLDPADPNLEAHVAAVQDALAMHEMTCTIETGGRFVLDPHRKHWPTLISAASRDRQRRIDFLRRAVDVARALDADAVSFWSGAIEPGVTVDSAWSHLREGCRDLLIHARNRAVHLAFEPEPGMFIETCDQFTKLADEMVPISGGIPLGLALDLGHVHCLGDGDAASRIRQFADQLRVIHIEDMRTGLHEHLMFGEGEMAFPPIIAALREVGYTGPLVVELSRHGHDAVNAARRAFEFLSPMLTG
- a CDS encoding alkaline phosphatase family protein; its protein translation is MPEQTVIFVSMPGLRRRDLQHMPRLSAIAGAVADLVPTFPCVTSPVQANMLTGRTPQEHGIIGNGFYHRDRRTVELWVGRNGFIEGPQLWERLTAAGVSSAAWMTQNIKDAAADYIVTPEPIHHPDGRMDLWCYSKPDGLYQRLFNDLGHFPLMNYWGPMANIKSTEWIVNATLWLIQRERPQFNSIYVPHLDYAAQKFGPNSSQAIAACAEADGQLGRLFDGLAAIGAADPTILVAGEYALTDVSRVIYPNRVLRDAGFARIDERDGAEHLNVAESVAFAVVDHQFAHLYVGKPEEIDAVAGLFEGIDGIANVLIGRERAAFHVDHPRSGEIVLICEPDTWLAYYWWHDDAKAPPFARTVDIHAKPGYDPVELFFDPATKSIPLDASLVKGSHGAPATRPDQFAAIISNRPLPSTSETIRDVDVCQHLESIV
- a CDS encoding TatD family hydrolase, coding for MQYIDPHIHMISRVTDDYERLAQAGCVAVSEPAFWAGYDRGSAAAFHDYFRHLTEVEPKRAAQYGIRHFCWLCMNAKEAENVTLSREVIAQIPAFLDRPGVLGIGEIGLNRNTPNECRIFLEQLDLAARHDELVLVHTPHLEDKYQGTRMILDMIRGDSRIRPERVCIDHVEEHTIRHALEAGCWAGMTLYPVTKCTPARAADMIEVYGCERLMVNSAGDWGPSEPMAVPRFIQELRQRGWGTADISKIVYDNPLAFFRQCRRFAD
- a CDS encoding cystathionine beta-synthase, coding for MQILNSVLECVGHTPMVRLRRVTAGIKCTIAAKVEYFNPGGSVKDRPALLMLEEAEKAGKLKPGGTIIEPTSGNTGAALAMAAAIKGYRCILVMPDKMAPEKFALLRAYGAETVTVPTVGANSPESYYNVANRLTQEIPGAFQPNQFENPNNPQAHYNTTGPEIWEQTDGKIDYFVAGVGTGGTISGTARYLKEKKPSIKIIGADPEGSIYTQGNMPKGYLVEGIGEDFVPNTVNLKLVDQVIAVSDKDSFTMARRLAREEGLLVGGSCGTAVCAALKVAADLPADKLVVVLLPDSGRGYLSKIYNDEWMQSKGFIPLPGHGMTVGDVLASKGDIPPLITVNRKDPVAKAVELMRKNGISQLPVVGDDGDVLGSIQEITPLQLVFDHINIATKAVGEVMGSAFPKLEKNVEIEKGIKALSLGASAIIVTDDHKPLGLLTKTDFITYLSGGPEGVEAVKAAK
- a CDS encoding cystathionine gamma-synthase, yielding MNFATRAIHVGQEAEPVTGATIVPIFQTSTYTQDGIGKHKGYEYARTGNPTRTALESCLASLENARHGLCFASGLAATNTVMNLLSAGDHVICADDVYGGTYRLFELVWKRYGLTFSWVDMTNPDNVAKAVKPNTKMIWMETPTNPLLNIVDISAVAKIGKQHKLITVVDNTFASPYLQQPLDMGADVVVHSTTKYLGGHSDVVGGATLTSNDDLYTRLKYHQNAVGAVPGPHDCWLVLRGIKTLAVRMEAHCANAAKIAAWLAANPAVSRVIYPGLTNHKQHALAKRQMRAFGGMVSFELKGGEAAARAVAGKTKLFSLAESLGGVESLIGHPATMTHASMPVAEREARGLTGGLLRLSVGIEDADDLIEDLNQAFAAIRGASPVAVHA